The genome window TTTCCGATTAAATGTTGTGCAGAATTGTGGTGTTTGAAAAACAATGAGTATTTATTTTATTAAGTTGAGATAATTTTTTCTATGAATATAAACGAATATGTTGAGTTAACAAAACAAACGGCTATTTATCCCCCTGATACTTTTTTGGAGTATCTAACTCTTGGACTCGCTTCGGAGGCTGGGGAAGTTAGTGGGGTGGTAAAAAAGTATATTAGAAAGGATTTTCCTCTCGAAAAAGCCCAAGAAAAATTAACTAAAGAGTTGGGTGATGTGTTTTGGTATTGGGCAAGATTGTGTGATGAATTGGGGTTAAACCCTGAAGAAGTGATGGAAGCTAACATTTCTAAACTGCTTAAAAGAAAAGAAAATCAAACGTTACAAGGAGATGGAGATGACCGATAATTTACATTTATTAGATCCTCGTTTTAAGGTTACAGTATTGGGCAAAACCGATCGCCCTAATTTGCTTTGTTATTTGGCAATGCACCAAGATTATAGTGAGAGTTTTGTGGCAGAGGAATATGAAAAGTTAGCTAGTTATTCTGAGGCGGAATTAGGACGTAGAATTGTCCGTAATTGTGTAAATAAAATGCACTGGGGCATCATTGAGCATCCTAGTATTACTTTTAATGTGATCAATTTTCCCCATTCTGTAATGGTACAGGCGCGTACCCATCGGGTGGGGGTAAGTTTTGATTGTCAATCTCAACGTTATACCAGCCAACGAATTTTACATTTAGCCCAGAAAATTGAGGAGTTAGAAGCGCAATCGGCTGATTTTGATGTCATTGCCCATGAGATAGAATCTTTATTTTATTTTCGTGCCATTGGTCATTATTTTGACCGAGAGGGGAATAAATATTTTTATTCTCAGGA of Cyanobacterium sp. HL-69 contains these proteins:
- the thyX gene encoding FAD-dependent thymidylate synthase ThyX: MTDNLHLLDPRFKVTVLGKTDRPNLLCYLAMHQDYSESFVAEEYEKLASYSEAELGRRIVRNCVNKMHWGIIEHPSITFNVINFPHSVMVQARTHRVGVSFDCQSQRYTSQRILHLAQKIEELEAQSADFDVIAHEIESLFYFRAIGHYFDREGNKYFYSQDTRNKDIAFTQSAIAYYAEKINNDGYAPEHARDILTQNIRQHFVVSFNARSLLHFCDLRLPKDAQSEIRDLATLLLYHFEQWMPEVAEIYKKKRLGKNLLAP